The proteins below are encoded in one region of Fimbriimonadaceae bacterium:
- a CDS encoding redoxin domain-containing protein produces the protein MPRLLLLLTLFGLVLAGLSGWLLNEAFNRSPGTIVSEAPNLLDQVRHPVTEPMLARTEAIKGLECPEIILQDSFGKPLNLADQYKNGPLVLVFTKVGCPCSMEAQPFFNELAKKFGEGARFVGVIDGAPHDAARYREDLNVTYPMALAGGGAMFKLFDVKRSVYVSLVGRDGKVVKQWPGYNKEMLQDLNKSVAKQAGRDAIVQNVSEAPDELSSGCAFDAATPNGE, from the coding sequence GTGCCCCGACTGCTTCTCCTCCTAACCCTTTTCGGACTGGTGTTGGCGGGCCTCTCGGGTTGGTTGTTGAACGAGGCTTTCAACCGGTCTCCGGGCACAATTGTCTCAGAGGCGCCGAACTTGTTAGATCAAGTCCGGCACCCGGTGACCGAGCCGATGCTCGCTCGCACGGAAGCCATCAAGGGTCTAGAGTGCCCGGAGATCATTCTCCAAGATAGCTTCGGAAAGCCGCTGAATCTGGCAGATCAGTATAAGAATGGGCCGCTGGTCTTGGTGTTTACCAAAGTCGGATGCCCCTGCAGTATGGAGGCTCAGCCGTTCTTCAACGAGCTGGCAAAGAAGTTTGGCGAGGGCGCCCGGTTCGTAGGCGTGATCGACGGCGCCCCCCACGACGCAGCGCGTTATAGGGAAGACCTCAACGTGACATACCCCATGGCATTGGCGGGCGGGGGAGCGATGTTCAAGCTCTTCGATGTCAAGCGCTCTGTCTACGTCTCGCTTGTCGGGCGGGATGGAAAGGTCGTCAAGCAGTGGCCGGGTTACAACAAGGAGATGTTGCAGGACTTGAACAAATCGGTCGCTAAGCAAGCGGGTCGCGACGCGATCGTCCAAAACGTTTCAGAGGCGCCTGACGAACTCAGCTCGGGCTGCGCATTTGATGCGGCCACGCCAAACGGCGAGTAA
- the ribH gene encoding 6,7-dimethyl-8-ribityllumazine synthase → MEIVEGRPQGAGRPIAIVAARWNEMVVSSLVDGAVAELRRAEAMEPTVVYVPGAWEIPIVAGALVETGRFDGIVALGCIMQGQTSHAGLLASQVGSALMNLQTALGTPIGWGVLLPEDQDQAFDRAGLKAGNKGREAALACLETLDVLKKVRDLEDAGTFE, encoded by the coding sequence ATGGAGATTGTGGAAGGCAGGCCGCAAGGGGCTGGGCGCCCTATCGCTATCGTCGCCGCCAGGTGGAACGAGATGGTGGTGAGCTCCCTCGTCGACGGGGCAGTTGCAGAACTGCGCCGTGCGGAAGCGATGGAGCCGACCGTGGTCTATGTCCCTGGCGCCTGGGAGATCCCGATCGTGGCCGGCGCACTGGTGGAGACCGGCCGCTTCGACGGGATCGTGGCCCTAGGGTGCATTATGCAGGGCCAAACGTCCCATGCGGGCCTCCTGGCTTCGCAAGTTGGATCTGCACTCATGAATCTGCAGACGGCGTTAGGCACCCCGATCGGCTGGGGGGTCCTCCTGCCGGAAGACCAAGACCAAGCCTTCGACCGAGCTGGGCTGAAGGCCGGCAACAAGGGTCGCGAAGCGGCGCTCGCCTGCCTGGAGACCCTAGACGTTCTCAAGAAAGTCCGAGACCTGGAGGACGCCGGGACGTTCGAATAG
- the priA gene encoding primosomal protein N' yields the protein MNGSETTVACGELLVAEVSLDARAGGAEAIYTYLADETVTIGRAHLVPLGARHEIGFVTALRRVAPADLGFDARRLKPLGHRIEGLDLPAAVIDLLVETARTTLSTVPNCIALAVPPGIRERLFTEWRLAEEQPEGVLSVAEAEVVKVLQEKGELTDRRTKPVAPGARRTLAGLEARRVVTRRIVLGQPRQVGRSGQQVRLIGDEAKIEGFLRGAGRRKPAQSATLLQLRGASSGAFTIQEIKALAGVSSEVVDALIRAGLLEEVGSEPEGPRQQPPVPNRDQEAAIHEIESAIQARRFEPFLLYGVTGSGKTEVYLRVAEAALKSGRQILYLVPEIALTAQVISQLRERFGPQVAVVHSNLTPGQRLETWLRIRAGKAPIVLGARSALFAPFESLGLIVVDEEHEGSYKQDKAPRYDARVLAKWLAQRHSSVIVSGSATPSLEAYYEATAGKRKLARLPNRTANARLPEVEIVDLGELYRTKKPAILSPRLEELIEATLERQEQAILFLNRRAYAPFLICRDCGHRATCPNCSVSLAFHRRANQLLCHQCGHTVPASSLCPECQGEHLLPFGIGAERVEEAVASTFPHARVARLDRDVAARKGALDEILTRFRLQDLDILVGTQMVAKGLDFPKVTLVGVIAADVSLAVPDFRSSERTFQLLSQVAGRAGRGVSPGRVVIQTLNPRHPSIVLASEHDYESFFLEQMSERQGAHYPPLCRLVNVIVSGPDRTLVTKASHEIRAEITRLLPRAQPIGPASCPIEKIQQNWRRHVLVKLPLGLDPTPLAALARHSKGTLAITIDVDPNTLA from the coding sequence TTGAACGGATCGGAGACGACGGTAGCGTGCGGTGAACTTCTCGTTGCGGAAGTGTCCCTAGACGCGCGTGCAGGCGGCGCCGAAGCGATCTATACATATTTAGCCGATGAAACTGTCACAATTGGTCGGGCACACCTGGTTCCTTTGGGAGCCCGCCACGAAATCGGCTTTGTCACGGCCCTGCGGCGCGTCGCACCTGCCGACCTTGGTTTCGACGCCCGGCGCCTGAAGCCCCTAGGGCACCGCATCGAAGGCCTGGACTTGCCCGCCGCCGTCATCGACCTCTTGGTGGAAACGGCCCGCACGACGCTCTCGACGGTTCCCAACTGCATCGCCTTGGCCGTCCCACCTGGCATCCGCGAGCGGCTTTTCACCGAGTGGCGGCTCGCGGAGGAGCAACCGGAAGGCGTCTTGAGCGTGGCGGAAGCCGAAGTTGTCAAGGTCTTGCAGGAGAAGGGCGAGTTGACCGACCGCCGGACCAAACCCGTGGCGCCCGGCGCGCGGCGTACCCTGGCAGGGCTCGAAGCGCGCCGCGTGGTGACCCGAAGGATCGTCCTCGGCCAGCCTCGGCAGGTGGGCCGCTCGGGCCAACAGGTTCGCCTGATCGGAGACGAGGCGAAGATCGAGGGGTTTCTTCGAGGGGCCGGACGGCGCAAGCCGGCCCAATCGGCCACGCTGCTCCAGCTGCGCGGGGCCTCTTCGGGCGCGTTCACGATCCAAGAGATCAAAGCGCTCGCAGGGGTCAGCAGCGAAGTCGTCGACGCGCTGATCCGGGCCGGACTCCTGGAGGAAGTCGGGAGCGAGCCCGAGGGCCCCCGACAGCAGCCGCCCGTTCCAAACCGAGACCAAGAGGCGGCCATCCATGAGATCGAATCGGCGATTCAGGCTAGACGGTTCGAGCCCTTCCTTCTGTACGGCGTCACGGGGTCGGGCAAGACCGAGGTTTATCTCCGCGTAGCCGAGGCCGCGTTAAAGTCTGGGCGCCAAATCTTATACCTTGTGCCAGAGATCGCCCTGACCGCACAGGTGATCTCCCAACTCCGCGAGCGCTTTGGGCCGCAAGTCGCCGTCGTCCATTCCAACCTCACCCCGGGGCAGAGGCTCGAGACATGGCTGCGGATCCGCGCGGGCAAGGCGCCGATCGTACTCGGCGCCCGCTCCGCCCTCTTTGCGCCTTTCGAGTCCTTGGGGCTCATCGTCGTCGACGAGGAGCACGAGGGCAGTTACAAGCAGGACAAGGCCCCCCGGTACGACGCGCGCGTGCTCGCCAAATGGCTCGCCCAGCGGCACTCATCCGTCATCGTCTCGGGCTCGGCGACACCAAGCCTCGAGGCCTATTACGAGGCGACGGCGGGCAAGCGCAAACTCGCGCGCCTGCCGAACCGCACCGCCAACGCCCGGTTGCCGGAAGTCGAGATTGTGGACTTGGGCGAGCTCTACCGGACAAAGAAGCCGGCGATCCTGAGCCCGCGGCTCGAGGAGCTGATCGAGGCCACCCTCGAGCGCCAAGAGCAAGCGATCCTCTTCTTGAACCGGCGCGCATACGCACCGTTCCTCATCTGCCGGGATTGCGGCCACCGCGCGACGTGCCCAAATTGCAGTGTCTCGCTGGCCTTCCACCGTCGGGCGAACCAGCTGCTCTGCCACCAATGCGGGCACACGGTCCCCGCATCCTCGCTGTGCCCAGAGTGCCAGGGCGAGCACCTGCTGCCTTTCGGGATCGGCGCGGAGCGGGTCGAGGAGGCGGTCGCAAGCACCTTCCCCCATGCCCGGGTCGCCCGGCTTGATCGAGATGTGGCGGCGCGAAAAGGAGCCCTGGACGAGATTCTCACTAGGTTCCGACTTCAAGACCTGGACATTCTCGTCGGAACTCAGATGGTAGCGAAGGGGCTGGACTTCCCGAAGGTCACCCTCGTCGGGGTGATCGCGGCCGATGTTTCGCTGGCCGTGCCCGACTTCCGCTCGTCCGAGCGAACTTTCCAACTTCTCTCGCAGGTCGCCGGCCGCGCGGGCCGGGGCGTTTCCCCGGGTCGGGTCGTCATCCAAACTCTGAACCCGCGACATCCCTCGATCGTGCTCGCAAGCGAACACGACTATGAGAGCTTCTTTCTGGAGCAGATGAGCGAACGGCAAGGCGCGCACTACCCGCCGCTTTGCCGGCTCGTCAACGTGATCGTATCAGGGCCGGACCGCACGCTGGTCACCAAAGCCTCTCACGAGATCCGCGCCGAGATTACGCGCCTCCTGCCTCGCGCGCAACCGATCGGCCCGGCGAGCTGTCCCATCGAAAAAATCCAGCAGAATTGGCGGCGTCATGTGTTGGTGAAGCTACCGCTCGGCCTTGATCCAACACCCCTGGCCGCCCTGGCACGCCATTCTAAAGGGACTCTCGCGATCACGATCGACGTCGACCCGAACACCCTCGCGTGA